The following are encoded in a window of Parambassis ranga chromosome 15, fParRan2.1, whole genome shotgun sequence genomic DNA:
- the btbd3b gene encoding BTB/POZ domain-containing protein 3, translating to MVDVKGRNMKCLTFFLMLPESVKSKSSKSSKKGNASGSSKLPPVCYEIITLRSKKKKKMAADIFPTKKPVSTTTVQQYQQQNLNNNNTIQNCNWQGLYSTIRERNSVMFNNELMADVHFLVGQPGRTQRLPGHRYVLAVGSSVFHAMFYGELAENKDEIHIPDVEPAAFLAMLKYIYCDEIDLSADTVLATLYAAKKYIVPHLARACVNFLETSLSAKNACVLLSQSCLFEEPELTQRCWEVIDAQAELALRSEGFCDIDAQTLESILQRETLNAKEIVVFEAALSWAEAECQRQELTFSTDNKRKVLGKAMFLIRIPTMSLDDFANGAAQSGVLTLNETNDIFLWYTAAKKPDLQFASQPRKGLTPQRCHRFQSCAYRSNQWRYRGRCDSIQFAVDKRVFIAGFGLYGSSCGSAEYSAKIELKRQGVVLGQNLSKYFSDGSSNTFPVWFEYPVQIEPDTFYTASVVLDGNELSYFGQEGMTEVQCGKVTFQFQCSSDSTNGTGVQGGQIPELIFYA from the exons ATGGTCGATGTCAAGGGAAGGAACATGAAATGCCTGACTTTCTTCTTAATGCTTCCAGAGTCAGTAAAAAGCAAGTCAAGTAAAAGCTCCAAGAAAGGGAATGCCAGTGGCAGCTCCAAGTTGCCTCCAGTCTGTTATGAGATAATCACTCTGAggagcaagaagaagaagaagatggcaGCGGATATTTTTCCCACCAAAAAGCCGGTGTCCACCACCACTGTGCAACAGTACCAGCAGCAGaacctcaacaacaacaacaccataCAAAACTGTAACTGGCAGGGACTGTACTCCACAATAAGGGAAAG aAATTCTGTAATGTTCAACAATGAGCTGATGGCAGATGTTCACTTTCTTGTGGGTCAGCCTGGAAGGACTCAGCGACTACCAGGACACAGA TATGTCTTGGCTGTGGGCAGCTCGGTGTTCCACGCCATGTTTTATGGGGAACTTGCTGAGAACAAGGATGAAATCCACATACCAGATGTGGAACCAGCAGCCTTTCTGGCAATGCTGAA GTACATTTACTGTGATGAAATTGACCTGAGTGCTGACACAGTGTTAGCCACTCTCTACGCTGCCAAGAAGTACATTGTTCCTCACCTGGCACGAGCCTGCGTCAACTTCCTGGAGACCAGCCTGAGTGCCAAGAATGCCTGCGTGTTACTCTCCCAGAGCTGTCTGTTTGAGGAGCCAGAGCTGACACAGCGCTGCTGGGAGGTGATTGATGCCCAGGCTGAACTGGCGTTACGCTCCGAGGGCTTCTGCGACATCGATGCCCAGACACTGGAGAGTATCCTACAGCGAGAGACGCTCAATGCTAAAGAGATAGTGGTATTTGAGGCTGCACTTAGCTGGGCTGAGGCTGAATGCCAAAGACAGGAGCTCACCTTTTCCACTGACAACAAGCGCAAGGTTCTGGGCAAGGCTATGTTCCTGATACGTATCCCTACAATGTCTCTGGATGATTTTGCTAATGGAGCAGCCCAGTCAGGTGTGTTGACTCTTAATGAAACCAATGACATCTTCCTGTGGTACACAGCAGCCAAGAAGCCTGATCTGCAGTTTGCCAGTCAGCCTAGAAAAGGCCTGACACCACAGCGGTGCCACAGGTTCCAGTCGTGTGCCTACCGAAGCAACCAGTGGCGTTATCGTGGCCGCTGTGACAGTATACAGTTTGCAGTGGATAAGAGAGTTTTCATAGCTGGGTTTGGACTTTATGGATCAAGCTGTGGTTCAGCAGAGTACAGTGCCAAGATTGAGTTGAAACGCCAAGGAGTGGTGCTGGGACAAAACCTCAGTAAATACTTTTCTGATGGTTCTAGCAATACTTTCCCGGTGTGGTTTGAGTATCCAGTCCAGATTGAACCTGATACGTTCTACACTGCCAGCGTGGTTCTCGATGGGAATGAGCTGAGCTACTTCGGACAGGAAGGAATGACAGAAGTGCAGTGTGGGAAAGTGACATTTCAGTTCCAGTGCTCCTCTGACAGCACCAACGGAACTGGTGTGCAGGGGGGACAGATTCCTGAACTTATCTTCTATGCTTAA